A region from the Veillonellaceae bacterium genome encodes:
- a CDS encoding GntR family transcriptional regulator: MERRLLPIRLDSYQPLREVVCEALREAIISGVLKPGERLMEIQLAEELGVSRTPVREAIRKLELEGFVIMILRRGTYVADLSIKDINEVFEVRTSLEVLAAGLATERITDDELEKMERLLVHIGEYIEKGDMDKIVEADSQFHDILYQATRNDRLVQIISNLREQLTRFRSISMAYPGRLKNTLEEHSRLVEALAARDQQLAERLATEHMENTEQTLLLDFNDRRKLADNSK; encoded by the coding sequence TTGGAACGGAGATTATTGCCAATCAGGCTTGATAGCTATCAGCCGCTACGCGAAGTTGTATGTGAGGCATTGCGCGAAGCTATTATTAGCGGTGTGCTGAAACCTGGCGAAAGGCTGATGGAAATTCAGCTAGCTGAAGAACTTGGTGTCAGCCGGACTCCGGTGCGGGAAGCAATTAGAAAACTTGAACTAGAGGGTTTTGTTATTATGATTCTCCGGCGCGGGACATATGTCGCCGACCTATCAATAAAGGATATCAACGAAGTGTTTGAAGTCCGTACCTCCTTGGAAGTATTAGCAGCAGGACTGGCAACTGAACGTATTACCGATGATGAATTGGAAAAAATGGAGCGGCTATTAGTTCATATCGGCGAGTATATTGAAAAAGGTGATATGGATAAAATAGTTGAGGCAGACAGTCAGTTTCATGATATACTGTACCAGGCTACTCGCAATGACCGGCTGGTACAGATTATCAGCAATCTGCGGGAGCAGTTGACGCGGTTCAGGTCGATTTCTATGGCCTATCCCGGACGGCTGAAAAACACGCTTGAAGAACACAGCAGGCTGGTAGAAGCCTTGGCGGCCCGGGATCAGCAACTGGCAGAACGTCTAGCTACCGAGCATATGGAAAACACTGAGCAGACGCTGCTACTTGATTTTAATGATCGGCGCAAACTAGCGGATAATTCGAAGTAA
- a CDS encoding DUF3794 domain-containing protein, with translation MTDKEGLRPMVDYCTLGQQAGPQTIVVRQVIGEAEKQKSLDIHVRVPDRKPEIEQIVDVFVKDVEINSIDVITNKVIVRGDFEIKAIYVACLPDQPVHAVELKNFKWTIDIPIPGARKGMDAEATVDVEYVDYDVDKHTRAYKYKNYEVDDDMCDDDDDDDCNDNHNHHHHHHDDDDCGNNNNHHHHHHHCTRDFDVAVVLRVNAKVLADRQVMIGGPVPNGTLPNNAKG, from the coding sequence ATGACTGATAAAGAAGGTTTAAGGCCTATGGTGGATTACTGTACTCTTGGTCAGCAAGCAGGACCGCAGACTATCGTTGTTCGTCAGGTAATAGGCGAAGCCGAAAAACAGAAATCCTTGGATATTCATGTGAGGGTACCCGACCGTAAACCGGAAATTGAGCAAATTGTTGATGTTTTTGTTAAGGACGTTGAGATCAATAGCATCGATGTTATCACCAACAAGGTCATTGTTCGCGGTGATTTCGAAATTAAGGCTATTTACGTAGCCTGCCTGCCTGATCAGCCTGTTCATGCCGTTGAACTCAAGAACTTTAAATGGACAATTGATATTCCGATTCCGGGAGCCCGTAAGGGTATGGACGCTGAAGCTACTGTCGATGTTGAGTATGTTGATTACGATGTTGATAAGCACACTCGCGCTTATAAGTACAAAAATTATGAAGTCGATGACGATATGTGCGATGATGATGACGATGATGACTGCAATGACAACCACAATCATCACCACCACCATCACGACGATGATGACTGCGGTAATAACAACAATCATCATCACCACCACCATCACTGCACCCGCGACTTTGATGTAGCTGTTGTTCTCAGAGTTAACGCGAAAGTCTTAGCCGATCGTCAAGTTATGATTGGTGGACCTGTTCCTAATGGTACATTGCCAAATAACGCAAAAGGATAA
- a CDS encoding serine protease, with protein sequence MKKSKVNKVLVLSFTVASLLTTSFGGAFANSALAAEVTTAQQEKKDTKKDILTGVAALGLLALLSNGGGGDSDGNAAKTTVPSTGGKTTKPSTTVPAGNVAAAEARAVQLLNADRAKYGLPALKVNSKLTSLAGKYAQDMINRGYFAHNNPEGQTPFDRMKAAGISYTYAGENLAINSNVDAAQVAFMNSSGHRANVLSSNFTEVGIGVRYAPSGQVYVVQEFIRP encoded by the coding sequence ATTAAGAAAAGTAAAGTTAACAAGGTCCTTGTTTTAAGTTTTACCGTAGCTTCGCTTTTAACCACTTCTTTTGGCGGCGCTTTTGCCAACTCTGCCTTGGCTGCCGAGGTAACAACCGCTCAGCAGGAGAAGAAAGATACCAAGAAAGACATCCTTACCGGTGTAGCCGCGCTTGGCTTGCTAGCGCTGCTCAGTAACGGCGGCGGTGGCGACAGCGATGGCAATGCTGCTAAGACAACTGTGCCGTCAACTGGCGGTAAAACTACTAAGCCTTCCACTACAGTTCCAGCGGGTAATGTGGCAGCAGCTGAGGCTCGTGCCGTCCAATTATTAAATGCTGACCGTGCCAAATATGGTCTGCCGGCCCTAAAGGTTAACAGCAAACTTACTTCTCTGGCTGGAAAATATGCTCAAGACATGATTAACAGAGGGTACTTCGCTCATAACAATCCTGAAGGGCAAACTCCGTTTGATCGAATGAAGGCGGCCGGTATTAGCTATACTTATGCTGGGGAAAACTTAGCTATCAACAGCAATGTTGATGCAGCTCAAGTAGCCTTTATGAACAGTTCAGGCCATCGCGCCAATGTTTTAAGCAGCAACTTTACTGAGGTTGGTATTGGTGTGAGATATGCCCCAAGCGGCCAAGTATATGTAGTTCAAGAGTTTATTCGTCCATAG
- a CDS encoding SH3 domain-containing protein, whose protein sequence is MGKKESRPSLRAIANKPGELLRQGFEDCYCFEPGMEKIQVEQVLGAEMEQRVVEFDMFVPDRKPPIEQVIDVYVKDICIKSVDVIPNKVIVRGELEVKVMYVADLPDQPVHAFERKGVRWTRDIEIPGAVKDDAATADVQIEFVDYDFCEHDDPRKVHITIVLKVWARVTSTIEMDAYVMDPVVTAGAFEMTTAANTVTSSDGFNDDKVSASQMGGGDVEAFGESNILVTGPEGMVGYPETVTGPFEPVAGVPTTVSGMAVVNGNSVNVRTGPGTNFPVIQKVNRGDTLTIKDEAFGWYKVVLPDGNTTGWIASWLLNTNGTVPSAPKG, encoded by the coding sequence ATGGGCAAGAAAGAGTCAAGACCTAGTTTAAGGGCTATAGCTAATAAACCAGGTGAGCTTTTACGTCAAGGCTTTGAAGATTGTTATTGCTTTGAACCCGGGATGGAAAAAATCCAAGTTGAACAGGTGCTTGGGGCGGAAATGGAGCAGCGGGTCGTAGAGTTTGATATGTTTGTTCCTGACAGGAAACCGCCTATTGAGCAAGTTATTGACGTTTATGTAAAAGATATATGCATCAAATCGGTTGATGTCATTCCCAATAAGGTTATTGTCAGAGGCGAACTAGAAGTTAAAGTTATGTATGTGGCCGACCTTCCTGATCAGCCTGTTCATGCTTTTGAGCGTAAAGGTGTTAGATGGACGCGTGATATTGAAATTCCAGGGGCTGTTAAAGACGATGCAGCGACAGCCGATGTTCAGATTGAATTTGTAGATTATGATTTCTGCGAGCATGATGATCCGCGCAAAGTCCATATTACAATCGTATTGAAAGTCTGGGCCCGTGTAACAAGCACTATCGAAATGGACGCTTATGTAATGGATCCGGTTGTGACGGCCGGAGCATTCGAAATGACGACAGCTGCTAATACGGTGACCTCGTCTGACGGTTTTAATGATGATAAGGTTTCTGCTTCCCAAATGGGCGGCGGCGATGTCGAAGCTTTCGGGGAGTCGAACATTCTGGTAACCGGCCCGGAGGGGATGGTTGGTTATCCAGAAACAGTTACCGGTCCGTTTGAACCGGTGGCAGGTGTTCCGACAACAGTTTCAGGCATGGCTGTAGTCAACGGTAATAGTGTTAACGTTCGTACCGGCCCTGGCACTAACTTCCCGGTAATTCAAAAAGTTAACAGAGGCGATACCCTTACGATTAAGGACGAAGCTTTCGGCTGGTATAAGGTCGTTCTTCCGGATGGAAACACAACAGGGTGGATTGCCAGCTGGTTGCTAAATACCAATGGGACTGTACCTTCGGCGCCTAAGGGTTAA
- a CDS encoding glycosyltransferase: MISVVVPAKNEAGRIVTVLQNLAILPVDHIILVANGSKDTTMQEVLQLRIPKLQIIYFNDCLGIDIPRAIGAKVALALGSDVIAFVDGDMVGTFSENLMELVDGILLKHLDIALTNCYPSPPRHIERYNPTFQWRLNLNKELGLDKKISLATPAHGPHAVSRRLLETIPIRELAIPPVPLALARIHKLRIDVATTIPHYRLGSSIKNQIHTNKIIDTIVGDCLEAIAVFKNEPRNRQFNNKSYIGYQSERRFDLLDNFLNEKAYSSE; the protein is encoded by the coding sequence ATGATAAGCGTGGTCGTTCCCGCAAAAAACGAAGCAGGACGAATCGTCACTGTACTACAGAACTTAGCAATCTTACCGGTGGATCATATCATTCTTGTAGCAAACGGTTCAAAAGACACCACCATGCAGGAAGTTTTGCAGCTTAGAATTCCGAAATTGCAAATAATTTACTTTAATGACTGTCTTGGCATCGACATTCCAAGAGCAATTGGAGCAAAAGTAGCCTTAGCATTGGGCAGCGATGTTATTGCCTTTGTAGACGGCGACATGGTGGGCACTTTCAGTGAAAACCTGATGGAACTGGTTGACGGAATACTGCTAAAGCATCTTGATATCGCTTTAACTAATTGTTACCCATCACCGCCGCGGCATATAGAGCGGTATAATCCAACCTTTCAATGGCGACTCAACCTTAATAAGGAACTCGGATTGGATAAAAAAATTAGTCTAGCCACCCCCGCTCATGGTCCGCATGCGGTATCACGCCGTCTTCTCGAAACCATCCCCATTCGCGAATTAGCCATTCCGCCCGTTCCGTTAGCCTTAGCCCGTATTCACAAGCTTAGGATTGACGTTGCGACTACGATCCCCCATTATCGTCTAGGTTCGTCTATCAAGAATCAAATCCACACCAATAAAATTATCGACACAATTGTCGGTGATTGTCTGGAAGCAATTGCTGTCTTTAAAAATGAGCCCCGTAATCGACAATTCAATAACAAGTCCTACATCGGTTATCAAAGCGAGCGCAGATTTGACCTATTAGACAATTTCCTGAATGAGAAAGCCTACTCAAGTGAGTAG
- the cphA gene encoding cyanophycin synthetase, with translation MEILTTRILEGPNIYSYRSVIWIKLDLAQYEDIPSKNIAGFNERLLEMLPGLAQHHCSRGKPGGFVERLLDGTYLAHIFEHTLLELQTLAGFEVKFGKTRSTGLPGIYDVVVGSRDGEVSRLAAKTALELIQAGLTQQYFNVEEAVAKLIALGEQRRLGPSTQAILTAAQARDIPAVVYTEENLLMLGYGHQRQLVWATLTGRTSAAAVDLACDKQLTKRILDENGILVPNGIVVKSAVEAVKALDLIGPKVVVKPLTGNQGKGVTVNINSAAEVELAFQGASQYDEQVLIEEYIPGMQYRFCVVNGKTVAASERIPAYVIGDGQHTVAQLVDIVNTDPARGDGHSKPLSKIKLDAVAITVLAKQNLTPQSIPDKTAVVRIRDNANISTGGTAIDVTDIVHPANCRLAERVARLIGLDVAGVDIVAKDITMPIGPDNGAVIEVNAAPGIRMHHYPSAGKPRNVAAQIIDYLFPNGSTGRIPLVAVTGTNGKTTVTRMIGHIWRQAGFNVGMTTTDGIYINDECIMEGDTTGPDSARIILSDPRVDTAVLETARGGIVRGGLAFDKCDIGIVTNITEDHLGQDGIETLSDLAYIKSLVIETVRPGGFALLNADDPYVNEMAERVQAEIVYFSVEPSNVIVRRHLGCGGRAFFVKDGVIYAASGAFARAILPVENIPVTLGGIALHNLQNAIIAAAACYCAKVPINYIRQGLSSFAQNPGRLNIMSVGDFRVCIDYGHNPAGYQALINTVRRMGAKRLIGVIAAPGDRRDDVTVNVGRIAGQGFDCIYIKEDSDLRGRKAGETAALLQRGVFEAGFADDKVAIILNEAEAVKAALKCAEPEDLIVVFYEKYQTVIDALNEFCETLKPDHERIETNYEETIVAGAKMI, from the coding sequence ATGGAGATTTTAACAACAAGAATTTTGGAAGGGCCTAATATTTACAGTTATCGTTCGGTAATTTGGATTAAGCTTGATCTCGCTCAGTATGAAGATATACCCAGCAAGAACATTGCTGGCTTTAACGAGCGTCTGCTTGAAATGCTACCAGGGTTAGCTCAGCATCATTGTTCGCGGGGAAAACCGGGCGGGTTTGTTGAACGCTTGCTCGACGGGACTTATTTAGCCCATATTTTTGAACATACGCTATTGGAATTGCAGACATTAGCTGGTTTTGAGGTTAAGTTCGGCAAAACTCGCAGTACCGGGCTTCCCGGTATTTACGACGTCGTGGTCGGCAGCCGCGACGGCGAGGTATCAAGACTGGCGGCTAAGACGGCCCTGGAATTAATTCAGGCTGGGCTGACTCAGCAGTATTTTAATGTCGAAGAGGCTGTGGCCAAATTAATTGCGTTGGGCGAGCAGCGGCGGTTGGGTCCCAGTACTCAGGCAATTCTGACGGCTGCTCAGGCTCGGGATATTCCGGCTGTTGTGTACACTGAAGAAAATCTGCTGATGCTAGGCTATGGACATCAGCGCCAATTGGTATGGGCAACGCTTACTGGGCGGACAAGCGCAGCCGCAGTTGATTTGGCTTGTGACAAACAATTAACTAAAAGAATCCTAGATGAAAATGGTATTCTTGTTCCAAATGGCATAGTTGTTAAAAGCGCCGTCGAGGCCGTTAAGGCTTTAGACCTTATCGGACCGAAGGTGGTGGTAAAACCGCTGACTGGGAACCAGGGTAAGGGCGTTACTGTTAATATAAACAGCGCGGCAGAAGTTGAGCTTGCCTTTCAAGGTGCCAGCCAGTATGATGAGCAAGTTCTGATTGAAGAATATATTCCAGGTATGCAGTACCGTTTTTGCGTTGTAAACGGCAAAACGGTAGCAGCATCCGAACGAATTCCGGCCTATGTTATCGGTGATGGTCAGCATACTGTTGCCCAGCTTGTCGACATTGTTAATACTGATCCTGCCCGTGGTGACGGTCATAGCAAACCGCTCAGTAAAATCAAGCTGGATGCTGTGGCGATTACCGTGCTAGCCAAGCAAAATTTGACGCCGCAGTCGATACCCGACAAGACTGCTGTCGTACGCATCCGCGATAATGCCAATATAAGTACCGGCGGTACGGCAATAGATGTAACCGACATTGTTCACCCTGCTAACTGCAGGCTGGCTGAACGGGTGGCCAGATTAATTGGTTTAGACGTGGCAGGAGTCGACATTGTGGCAAAAGATATTACAATGCCGATTGGCCCTGATAACGGAGCTGTTATTGAAGTCAACGCTGCCCCGGGTATTCGCATGCATCATTATCCTTCGGCCGGGAAGCCGCGAAATGTTGCTGCGCAGATTATTGATTATCTTTTCCCTAACGGCAGTACCGGGCGGATTCCGCTTGTAGCTGTCACCGGCACGAATGGCAAGACAACGGTAACAAGGATGATTGGACATATTTGGCGGCAAGCCGGCTTTAATGTCGGTATGACAACCACCGACGGTATCTATATAAATGACGAATGCATTATGGAGGGGGATACTACCGGACCAGACAGCGCCCGCATAATACTGAGCGACCCGCGGGTGGACACCGCTGTGCTCGAAACGGCGCGTGGTGGCATTGTCCGCGGTGGACTGGCGTTTGATAAATGCGACATCGGGATTGTTACCAACATTACTGAAGACCACCTAGGCCAAGACGGCATTGAAACGCTGTCTGACTTAGCTTATATTAAATCACTTGTTATTGAAACAGTGCGTCCCGGCGGATTTGCATTATTAAATGCGGACGATCCTTATGTAAATGAAATGGCTGAACGCGTCCAGGCTGAGATTGTCTATTTTAGCGTTGAACCCTCGAATGTCATAGTGCGGCGTCATCTTGGCTGCGGCGGCAGAGCTTTCTTTGTAAAAGACGGTGTTATTTATGCGGCAAGCGGGGCATTTGCTCGGGCTATTCTGCCAGTTGAGAATATTCCGGTTACTTTAGGCGGCATTGCCCTTCATAATTTGCAGAACGCGATTATTGCCGCGGCTGCTTGTTATTGCGCTAAAGTTCCCATTAACTATATACGACAGGGTTTATCAAGCTTTGCCCAAAATCCCGGCCGCCTTAATATAATGTCTGTCGGCGATTTTAGGGTTTGCATTGATTACGGTCATAATCCAGCCGGGTATCAAGCGCTTATTAATACTGTCCGGCGGATGGGTGCTAAACGGCTGATAGGAGTTATCGCGGCCCCCGGTGATCGCCGCGATGATGTAACAGTGAATGTTGGCCGTATCGCCGGTCAAGGCTTTGATTGTATTTATATAAAAGAAGATAGCGATCTGCGCGGCCGAAAAGCTGGTGAAACGGCTGCTCTCTTGCAGCGCGGGGTATTTGAAGCCGGTTTTGCCGATGACAAGGTAGCAATAATTCTCAATGAGGCTGAGGCCGTTAAAGCGGCCTTGAAATGTGCCGAACCTGAGGATTTAATTGTTGTATTTTATGAGAAATATCAGACCGTTATTGATGCTTTGAACGAATTTTGCGAAACGCTTAAACCAGACCATGAAAGAATTGAGACTAATTATGAAGAAACAATCGTGGCCGGTGCAAAAATGATATAG
- a CDS encoding chemotaxis protein CheW: MGEVLDDQELQLVIFRLAKEEYGLPITKVQEINRLVPITKLPQTPSFMEGVINLRGRIIPVVDLRKRFQLEVTGYDEDTRIIIVEVNGQTVGIIVDAVNEVVRLSADNIEPAPPAFVLDARYINGVGKLEDRLLILLDIDKILTTQEEIALRQMNG, encoded by the coding sequence ATGGGAGAAGTACTAGACGATCAAGAATTGCAATTGGTTATATTCCGTTTAGCTAAAGAAGAGTACGGCTTGCCGATAACTAAGGTTCAAGAAATAAACCGCTTAGTGCCAATTACCAAATTACCACAGACACCATCGTTTATGGAGGGTGTTATTAACCTAAGAGGTCGGATTATCCCGGTCGTTGACTTAAGAAAGCGGTTTCAACTGGAAGTTACCGGCTATGATGAAGACACCCGAATTATTATCGTCGAGGTTAATGGGCAGACTGTTGGTATTATTGTTGATGCCGTAAATGAAGTTGTACGGCTTAGCGCTGACAACATTGAACCGGCTCCGCCCGCATTTGTGCTCGACGCCCGCTATATTAACGGGGTGGGCAAGCTTGAAGACAGACTGCTAATTCTGCTTGATATCGATAAAATCTTAACAACCCAGGAAGAAATTGCTCTTCGGCAAATGAATGGTTGA
- a CDS encoding cyanophycinase — protein sequence MQTKKGSLLIIGGNEDKDGKCEILRRFVKMAGGRDSRLAIITTATELPREVGDEYKSLFTRIGSESIAVLYIDNREEANDARNISDIEQATGIFFTGGDQLRLTSILGGSGVEAALRHAHCKGAVVAGTSAGASVMSNTMIVGGDSSDTPKKSALSMAHGMGLLEEAVIDQHFAQRGRINRLLAAIAQNPHILGIGIDEDTALAVNADSKCEVIGSQTITILDGKNVVHSNISESKRHDPLALTNVLLHILPAGYGFDIRRRRPYIIAEN from the coding sequence ATGCAGACAAAAAAAGGAAGCCTCTTGATCATAGGCGGTAACGAGGATAAGGACGGTAAGTGTGAAATACTCAGGCGATTTGTAAAAATGGCGGGAGGAAGGGATTCGCGCCTGGCAATTATAACTACAGCTACCGAGCTGCCTCGTGAAGTAGGCGATGAGTATAAATCGCTGTTTACCCGAATTGGCTCAGAAAGTATTGCAGTTTTATATATCGATAACCGTGAAGAGGCGAATGATGCCCGAAATATAAGTGATATTGAACAGGCTACCGGTATTTTTTTTACGGGCGGAGATCAGCTAAGGCTGACGAGCATTTTAGGCGGCTCAGGTGTTGAGGCCGCTCTTAGGCATGCTCATTGTAAAGGTGCGGTAGTGGCGGGGACAAGCGCCGGGGCCTCTGTTATGAGTAATACGATGATTGTAGGGGGCGACTCAAGTGATACTCCTAAAAAATCGGCTTTAAGTATGGCTCATGGTATGGGGCTGCTGGAGGAAGCGGTTATTGACCAGCACTTTGCCCAACGGGGCCGGATAAATCGGCTGCTAGCAGCGATAGCCCAGAATCCGCACATTCTGGGCATTGGCATTGATGAAGATACTGCCTTGGCAGTTAATGCCGACAGCAAGTGCGAAGTAATCGGTTCACAAACAATCACTATTCTGGACGGAAAAAACGTAGTCCATTCAAATATATCTGAATCGAAGCGCCATGATCCCTTGGCGCTTACTAACGTTTTGCTTCATATTCTGCCGGCAGGGTACGGATTCGATATTAGACGCCGCCGGCCTTACATTATTGCCGAAAATTAA
- a CDS encoding 4-(cytidine 5'-diphospho)-2-C-methyl-D-erythritol kinase gives MITVKAYAKVNLALDIIGKRQDGYHEVAMIMQSIDLADTVSFTEQDGDITVSADIPALACDETNLAYRAAALLKREFNIRTGVHIELVKTIPMAAGLAGGSADAAAVLSGLNHLWGLRLSVDKLVELGATLGSDVPFCLRGGTMLATGRGEILQRLPNLPECYIVLAKPDISVSTAWAYGNFRQDKAGQRPDIETMIGCLATGDLTGIAHRLCNVLESVTIGAHPAIGGLKQLMLDSGLMASLMSGSGPTVFGLTPDAETAQAAARKLRSANNAEIFIAKTVSKVGDNVGTEIIANQA, from the coding sequence GTGATAACTGTAAAAGCTTATGCTAAAGTAAATCTCGCGCTTGATATTATTGGTAAGCGTCAGGACGGCTATCATGAAGTAGCCATGATTATGCAGTCAATTGATCTAGCTGATACCGTCTCATTCACTGAGCAGGACGGGGATATTACTGTTTCAGCGGATATCCCCGCCCTTGCTTGTGATGAGACAAATCTGGCTTATCGTGCGGCTGCCCTCTTAAAGCGGGAATTCAACATAAGAACAGGCGTTCATATTGAGCTCGTTAAAACTATTCCCATGGCAGCCGGTTTGGCCGGCGGCAGTGCAGATGCTGCCGCAGTTTTATCAGGACTCAATCATCTGTGGGGACTTAGGCTATCTGTCGATAAACTGGTCGAATTAGGAGCCACTTTAGGTTCTGATGTGCCGTTCTGTTTACGGGGCGGAACTATGTTGGCGACCGGTCGCGGGGAGATTTTACAGCGGTTGCCAAATTTACCTGAATGTTATATAGTGCTGGCTAAGCCTGATATAAGCGTCTCGACTGCCTGGGCTTACGGCAATTTTCGTCAAGACAAGGCCGGACAGCGCCCGGACATTGAAACCATGATTGGTTGTCTGGCAACCGGCGATTTGACGGGGATAGCGCATAGGCTTTGCAATGTGCTCGAAAGTGTTACAATAGGCGCTCACCCGGCAATTGGCGGCCTTAAACAGCTTATGCTTGACAGCGGTCTGATGGCATCCTTAATGTCGGGGAGCGGTCCGACCGTTTTTGGCCTTACCCCCGATGCTGAAACCGCGCAAGCAGCAGCCCGAAAACTTAGAAGTGCTAATAACGCTGAGATTTTTATCGCAAAAACAGTATCAAAGGTGGGTGATAATGTTGGAACGGAGATTATTGCCAATCAGGCTTGA
- the yabG gene encoding sporulation peptidase YabG: MTIGDLVIRKSHGGDIVFKVSDIREDDNGQRFCVLKGMHLRLIADAPMGDLERIDAEHLRNEIVRMESVHNDSLKRVMMRRSIEREKVEMGRSEAAKKFSFFDLPGRVLHLDGDEEYLKMCLKTYSQLNMEAVGRCIAEDKQHEHVVALIDEYRPDILVLTGHDALIGGGKKDFRDINNYRNSKHFCESVKRARVFEPSRDDLVIFAGACQSYFEAILAAGANFASSPTRIFIHAYDPVFIAEKVAFTPINKTVDVSDAITASVTGIEGVGGLETRGKFRLGLPKTPY; encoded by the coding sequence ATAACGATCGGAGATTTAGTCATTCGTAAGTCACATGGCGGCGATATAGTCTTTAAAGTTTCTGATATTCGCGAAGATGATAACGGGCAGCGGTTCTGTGTTCTGAAAGGCATGCATTTGCGCTTGATTGCCGATGCGCCTATGGGCGATCTAGAGAGAATTGATGCAGAGCATCTTCGTAATGAAATTGTCCGGATGGAGAGTGTACACAACGATAGCCTGAAAAGGGTAATGATGCGACGCAGTATTGAACGGGAAAAAGTAGAGATGGGGCGTTCGGAGGCGGCAAAAAAGTTCAGTTTTTTTGATTTACCCGGCCGAGTTCTGCATCTTGACGGTGACGAGGAGTACTTAAAGATGTGCTTGAAGACTTACAGTCAGCTTAATATGGAAGCTGTCGGCCGGTGTATAGCTGAAGATAAGCAGCACGAGCATGTGGTTGCGCTTATTGATGAATATCGTCCTGATATCTTGGTACTTACCGGACATGATGCTCTGATTGGCGGAGGCAAAAAAGATTTTCGCGATATAAACAATTACCGTAATTCTAAGCATTTTTGTGAATCTGTTAAGCGGGCTCGGGTCTTTGAGCCTTCCCGTGATGATTTGGTAATCTTCGCTGGAGCTTGCCAATCTTATTTTGAAGCAATTCTGGCAGCCGGTGCTAACTTCGCATCCTCGCCGACCCGTATCTTTATCCACGCCTATGATCCGGTGTTCATTGCCGAAAAGGTAGCATTTACACCCATCAACAAGACGGTCGACGTCAGTGATGCAATAACTGCATCGGTCACCGGTATAGAAGGAGTAGGGGGCCTCGAAACGCGCGGCAAGTTTCGGCTGGGATTGCCGAAAACTCCATATTGA
- a CDS encoding murein L,D-transpeptidase has product MNIRRIYLPHSLGLLGMASDNSRLLPEIHRLLKKHGCYEGAEHNLYDSNTREAIAEFQMRQGLRPTATLDHTTYCRLFDAAVSEIEPIEKTDRVYGTLANANILITKSNRQLTLFNGKTTIRQFPVAIGKPSTPTPEGNYAIATKILNPGGVLGTRWMGLNYDAYGIHGTNRPWLIGQMVSNGCIRMHNHNAEELFALIRIGTPVFIR; this is encoded by the coding sequence ATGAATATCCGGAGAATTTACCTACCGCATTCGTTAGGCCTGCTCGGTATGGCCTCTGATAATTCAAGACTGCTGCCTGAAATCCATCGTCTGCTAAAAAAACATGGCTGTTATGAAGGAGCCGAGCATAATTTATATGATTCAAATACACGCGAAGCTATTGCCGAATTTCAAATGCGTCAAGGTCTGCGGCCGACAGCCACTCTTGACCACACTACCTACTGTCGTCTATTTGATGCCGCGGTTTCTGAAATCGAACCAATCGAGAAAACCGATCGCGTTTATGGAACCCTGGCTAACGCCAACATCCTTATAACGAAATCCAACCGTCAGCTCACCCTGTTCAACGGCAAAACCACCATTCGCCAGTTTCCGGTCGCAATCGGCAAACCATCTACCCCAACCCCGGAAGGCAACTACGCTATTGCCACCAAAATATTAAACCCGGGTGGAGTTCTAGGTACGCGCTGGATGGGCTTAAACTATGATGCCTACGGAATTCATGGCACCAATAGACCTTGGCTCATCGGGCAGATGGTATCAAATGGCTGCATACGCATGCATAACCATAATGCAGAAGAGTTATTTGCTCTCATCAGAATCGGGACGCCCGTCTTCATCCGTTAA